Below is a genomic region from Sorghum bicolor cultivar BTx623 chromosome 9, Sorghum_bicolor_NCBIv3, whole genome shotgun sequence.
TTTGTAGCTTCATGAAGTTCTCAGATGCAATAAGCTTTATGGTTTTATGAAAATCATAGTGTTATTAAAATTGTACGTAGTTGTTTTAGAGTTTTAAAAACACCAACATGGATCTTTTTTTCTAAATCGAATCTTATTCTTTTCTAAACCATAGTTTGGCACTTCTACAGGTTTCTGAAACTGTAATTTATTAATATCACTGTTAGAGTCTCTTTTTACCAAAACCATGGTTTCTTAATACTACATCCAACAGAGTTTCTTTTATCTAAACCATTGGTTTCACACGTCTATAGGTTCTATTCTAAAACTGTAATTTCTTAATACTTGTTTCTCAATACTACAACAAGCAAACACTCAAACAGGCTCAATTGATTCCAAATTttgggaagaaaaaaaaaactcaatccCGAGTGTAAAAGGTTTGCCCTTTTTTTCCCAGGAGAAAAACTGTCTTGATATATAGCATCATTTGTAGTATACATTACATTTTCTTCGACAGAAGGCTATCAAACAAAAGTGGCTGCAACAAAATTCTTCATTCAGATCGGTTAAGTCATCACATACAGAATCAGATGGCCTCACAAGTCACAAATTCTGCCCGCAAATGCTACAAGTTCAGTCACTTAAACTTCAATTACGAAATGACAAAACCCCCATGCCCAGTATGGTCATGAGCTTCTCTATAGGGTGACCACGAGCTTCCGGCTGCTAAGCAGCTCGAGTCATGTCAACGCAAGGAAATTCTTCCTAGATAACAGATGTTCCTGCAGCCGGAGTTGAAGGAGCCTCGAGGCTTTCTGCTGCCATTTGCCTTCGTGGTGCCTTTCGCAGTCCTCTTTTCCTTGCTCGTAAACTTATCACAGTTTCGAGCTCTTTTTTTCGACCATGCCACTTTAATCATGAATGAGAGAGAGCAAGAATTTCAGAGTTAGTATCAGATCATGGCATTTTCAAATGGAAATTAAATAATATAGCATCCTATCTGACACAAACAACTTTATttggagaaaaaaaatcataatattTACTGCTTGATAAAAAGATATGTGAAACTAGAGTCTAAAAGACATATAAATAAGACAAAAATATCTAGCAACGGAACAACCGTGGGCTGTAGCCATTACCTTAGCTAGTCGCTCCTTAAGCTTTGGCTTTGCAGATACTACCACTCGTGTTGGTTGACGGTCTGAATTCTGTAGCAACATCTTCTCAGGTTTCAACTTCTTCTCAGGTTTCAAAGTCTTTGTCCCTGTGGCCTGTTCTTTAATTCTCCTTGCTGCTTGAAGCCTCTTGGCAGTTATTTTTGCCACTGCCTTTTTAAGCTTCTTGATTATCTGCCCCCTCTCTTTGTTCCACAGGAACATAGATATCATCTCTGACTTTATCGTTTCATAGCTGTCCCAGTGAAGCATATTTTGGCTGTGATCACCATTCTTTGCTGCTTCAGCTATACTATTTGACCATATCTGCAGAACCTTCTGTCTTGATTGGACAGAAACTATCCGCCTCTCCCAGATCGTCCTCAGTGCGGCACTTATTTTGTCTTTGCTTGTCTGCCTGAAATAAGACCAAGAATAGCAACTTTCAGAATATAAAGAGCTATACATGCATCCACTGATCTATTTAACAAAAACATGTCTGTACCTATGTAGCTGACGATGGCCTAACATTTTCTTCCTAACCTGGATTttaaaaaagaagaggagaTAGGTTGAATTAAATTTCCGCAGATAGATCACAATCCACAGGAAAGCAGCTCTTGGACTGATGCAAAAACAGCTAGGGAAGTTTCTTACATGACATCACCTTGGGGTCTCTCAGAGCTTCAGCAGTCCGTTGCTTGATGAGCTTCTTGTGCTCTGCAGGAGAATGACACACTCTTCATTGAAAGAAAATGGCATGATACAGCATTGAACTGTAAACTGGCGGCACAACATACCTTCACTCCATTTCCTGCCTTTTGTCCAGGGAACCTTCCCCTTGTTCGCAGCACCAATCTTCCGTCTTCTCTCAATTTCTTTCTCCGACAAATCAGTGAAGTAAGCAACACCTTGTGGCTGACAATGTTGGCGATCTTGAACTTCCTTCACAGTGCTCTTTTTCACAGAATATTGCCCACTTGAAACTGAGGCTGAGTGAGAAGAATGATAGGACCATTGTTCATCCATTCCATGGGCCAATTGTTGGCAAGCTAGTTCTTTCAGGGATGACTGGGGCAAAACAAACTCCCGATATCGAATTAGTTGGCTTAATTTCCGAAGTTCTTTATGCGGTAGAGTTAGCTCCACCAATGCACAACACTTATGGCAAGATGGTTTTTTGGTTGAAGAAGTGCCAGAACCATATAGAAAGCTCATAGGAACATATGCCCTGTATACAACATTTTTGGTCAGAGAACCAGAGGTTAGCTCACAACAGAGTATAAATAACATGAAGATTTGAAGAGGTGCTAACTACTCAGCAATGCTCCTTTTTTTGGCATAACCTTTTTTAATGAGTGAAATGGTAAGATAACCTCAGGTTGCATGAAATTAAATGTATGTTAAGCTTTGGCACAGTTGAATGAATTAACAACTTCTTGCATTCGCAATCAACTGAGCAGTGGTACCATTGCAGCCTACTTGGATGCATTTCCATTTTTCAAATACCTACATAAGTATTTCTCACTCAAAATATTGTGCCTATATGGTACCATTCTACAGACTACAGGTATTAAAATTGCACTAAATTCAGTAGGAAATATCATCTCTAACACCGAGCAACTTGTTATTTAGTATACTGCACTGTAAGGTTTGCACAATCTTTATGCGCGTTATTGTCCGGCTGTACTAAAGCTACCTCCAGCATCGTCTCGAGCAGGCTGGAGTGGACCTCCATGGGAGCAGCGACAGCAATGGACTCCTGACTCCACACTCCTACGTACTCAGTGCCCCCGCCGTCCATACCTGCTCCCAAGCCGTGTTCCCCACCTGGCACAGTGCGTAGACAATGACGGTCGATTCGAACACAGCATACATCAATCCATTCCAAGAAAACGCTTCCTACACATCTCGGAGGGCCAGGACAAAGGGAAAATCCAAGAGTATAGAATGGAACACAGATTGTTGGGGAGCGTTACCTGGAACAGtggacggcggcggccatggcttgAGGAAGACCAGGCCTCGTGCCGcctccggcgacggcgaggaagACCACGAGAGGACGGGACGAGCAGCCGGCTGGCCTGCCCTGAAGCTGGGGAGGGATGGGAATGGGATGGCCTCCTTATCCTGTGTGCGCTCGTCTCGACTTTCCTtcccgggccgggccgggccgggcctaATCGTTACGGCCCACTGGAGGTGGAGGAATTCATTCGTGCAGAATGACGGGCAAGGAAAGGGAGCAAAATGCACGAATGGGAatggctttttttttttgcgacgaagaagaattatatttaataataacTGGACCAAACTTGTACGACGTTTTGCAAGATGGATGATTGCATATGCAAATACTCGACAAAATGCCTGAAAACAAATGCCGAACGAACTACGGTCAATATTCATGTAGGTGGAATTAAAAAACTTCTTTCTTTTTggtgtctttcttcttcttcttagttgcacacaaaatctaaaaaagtttcaagattccccgtgacatcaaatcttacggcacatgcatagagcattaaatacgataaaaaaattaattaattgcataatttatctgtaatttgtgagataaatcttttgaaacctagttaatctatggttgaacaataattatcaaacaaataaaagtgctacagtgtacaaatcctaaaagattttgaacctaaacaaggccttaaaaggCGTCTAAATTTTGAAGGACAACTCGCAAAGGATAAAGCaaaggaagaaaacatataccgCCGCCAAACTGTTACTGCATGTCTGCATCTTGTAATTTCACCAATCCTATCTTAAAAATCTTAAAATAAGGAAACAAGATGGCGGTGCCACTAAACAAAAACTGACATGACGCCACATGAACACGATGACGTGGCATCGCCTCAACTGTGAAGGAGGTAAATCAGACTACGTTTAATAATGCAGGAACACCAAACAATGGAGAAGCTACCTTATGGGTCGTAGATGCAGCTGCACCCATAGAGAAATGAAAACCCAGTACTATATTCAAAATATTACCATGTTTGCAACATAAATTCAAGTGCATACGTAATATAAACGCACCACCCTTTGCTCTAGCTTCGTCATTAACACCGAATAGACTTAAAAAAATTATCCAAGTGATAATTCTATGCAAATAAATATCTAGAATCGTTTCaatcttagaaaaatcatataaaaactattttagcttagaaaaatatgaaagTAATTTTTATTCCTAAAATCATGTTGTATCTTATCATGGTGACAATTTTAGCTCGAATTTATTTGAATCTTATATGATGACAAATTCATGGCTCACAAATCCTACGTTCACAGACAATCTAGAACAGGTTTAGTGTTAAGATATGACAAACTGTAATTGTGTACTATGCGCAGTTATATCTAGCCTTTTGATCCTTATATACACTCATGATATACTTGTTGattacaatggtgttgatatatatttgttgtgagagaaaaacatctaTGGCTGGAAAAAGTACGCCTGATCCTGTTCTATTCATGGTACACCTAATAGGAGTTGATTAGTTTACCTCGAACTAAGACTACCCACTGTTGACAAAAACCAATGCTGAATTATGAGAGAAAAGGTTCAGAGTAAAATAGATGCGCCCTGGTGCTGATcaaatgaagaaaaaaaaatgctccTATTATGAGACCGTGTCAAAATGCGGAGTACTTTCGCAGCTGTGAAAAAAAAATACTCTCGTTATGAGACCGTGTCAAAAATACCCACTGTGTCAAAATCCGGAGTGCTTTTCAACAGCTGTTTGCTAGAACAAAGAACGTACTGACAATGCATTTTAACACCGTGTGGTACTCTCAGCATCAGAGTACGTGGTGTATATATAGGTACTTTTTCTTCAGCCTCGTCGACTACAGCGTGGGCAGTCACCTAGGAATCGGCCCCGCATGCGCTACTGGCAGTCGAATTGGTGACAGGAAATTCCAAACCAAAAATAGagtaaataaacaaaaaaaaaaaatgcataatttCGGCCAAACGAAATAGTACCTGCTACATTGTCCAAGTCTCTAGGCAGGCATAATTTCGGTTTTGATAATATTTCAACTGAATTTCTGCTAAAAGACTCAAAACCGACTTAAACTAAATAAGTTTTGATTAAACTAGTTTTGTTacatattatattttttataggaGACAATGCaataatgtatatatatatatatatatatacttctaTCAAATAATGCTTCTAACAAATAAAGTCCCATGTGATACATTCAAATAGACATGGTTTATGTTTATAATATGGTCACAAAGCAATTAGGTTAGCGCCAcctaaaaaccaaataaatcgCCAATCACCTAATAGCCCCCAAATGTTCCCGAATATATTAAGCAATTTTTAGTTaactgattttttttaattaaatcAGTTAGATTAATcgattttggtgtttgtctaaccTTGTATTCATACCTTTTTCTTTAGAAAGGTATTCAGCTATCTTTTTTTGAGTGGAGGTATTCAGTTTTTTTTATGGAGGTATTCAGCTACCTGAGTACGTGAGCCTGACCGCGTCGAAGAGTAGGTCCAGGAGCTTGGGCCGGCCGGGATGAATGAAATGACTAACTTCCGGCCCATAGGCCCAACTTAATCCACTGCGCGCGTCCACTCAAaaacaaaatagaaaaaaaaaaaatgcactGCGCGCGTGCGCTGCAGCCTGCAGGAGCGCGCGCAAGCCGCCCCTCCTTGGCCGGCGGAGCAACGCGCGGCAGCTCCCCTCGGCATTTTTTAaacctttctttctcgctttttTCCTTGGCAAAGCCTGCTCAGCAGTCGCCCGttgcttttctctctttttttctttaacaaacaaaaaaaatatttaggtttatttttatttttgtttctcttttacATATTTTATTGATGTAAAACCACACCCCCCTTTATATTAATTATTTTGATAACAACTTTTCACCATTTCACTTTCCAAAAACAACACTT
It encodes:
- the LOC8065301 gene encoding uncharacterized protein LOC8065301 isoform X6, which translates into the protein MSFLYGSGTSSTKKPSCHKCCALVELTLPHKELRKLSQLIRYREFVLPQSSLKELACQQLAHGMDEQWSYHSSHSASVSSGQYSVKKSTVKEVQDRQHCQPQGVAYFTDLSEKEIERRRKIGAANKGKVPWTKGRKWSEEHKKLIKQRTAEALRDPKVRKKMLGHRQLHRQTSKDKISAALRTIWERRIVSVQSRQKVLQIWSNSIAEAAKNGDHSQNMLHWDSYETIKSEMISMFLWNKERGQIIKKLKKAVAKITAKRLQAARRIKEQATGTKTLKPEKKLKPEKMLLQNSDRQPTRVVVSAKPKLKERLAKWHGRKKELETVISLRARKRGLRKAPRRQMAAESLEAPSTPAAGTSVI
- the LOC8065301 gene encoding uncharacterized protein LOC8065301 isoform X3; the protein is MAAAVHCSRWGTRLGSRAYVPMSFLYGSGTSSTKKPSCHKCCALVELTLPHKELRKLSQLIRYREFVLPQSSLKELACQQLAHGMDEQWSYHSSHSASVSSGQYSVKKSTVKEVQDRQHCQPQGVAYFTDLSEKEIERRRKIGAANKGKVPWTKGRKWSEEHKKLIKQRTAEALRDPKVRKKMLGHRQLHRQTSKDKISAALRTIWERRIVSVQSRQKVLQIWSNSIAEAAKNGDHSQNMLHWDSYETIKSEMISMFLWNKERGQIIKKLKKAVAKITAKRLQAARRIKEQATGTKTLKPEKKLKPEKMLLQNSDRQPTRVVVSAKPKLKERLAKWHGRKKELETVISLRARKRGLRKAPRRQMAAESLEAPSTPAAGTSVI
- the LOC8065301 gene encoding uncharacterized protein LOC8065301 isoform X4, giving the protein MEMHPSRLQWAYVPMSFLYGSGTSSTKKPSCHKCCALVELTLPHKELRKLSQLIRYREFVLPQSSLKELACQQLAHGMDEQWSYHSSHSASVSSGQYSVKKSTVKEVQDRQHCQPQGVAYFTDLSEKEIERRRKIGAANKGKVPWTKGRKWSEEHKKLIKQRTAEALRDPKVRKKMLGHRQLHRQTSKDKISAALRTIWERRIVSVQSRQKVLQIWSNSIAEAAKNGDHSQNMLHWDSYETIKSEMISMFLWNKERGQIIKKLKKAVAKITAKRLQAARRIKEQATGTKTLKPEKKLKPEKMLLQNSDRQPTRVVVSAKPKLKERLAKWHGRKKELETVISLRARKRGLRKAPRRQMAAESLEAPSTPAAGTSVI
- the LOC8065301 gene encoding uncharacterized protein LOC8065301 isoform X5, with the protein product MAAAVHCSRAYVPMSFLYGSGTSSTKKPSCHKCCALVELTLPHKELRKLSQLIRYREFVLPQSSLKELACQQLAHGMDEQWSYHSSHSASVSSGQYSVKKSTVKEVQDRQHCQPQGVAYFTDLSEKEIERRRKIGAANKGKVPWTKGRKWSEEHKKLIKQRTAEALRDPKVRKKMLGHRQLHRQTSKDKISAALRTIWERRIVSVQSRQKVLQIWSNSIAEAAKNGDHSQNMLHWDSYETIKSEMISMFLWNKERGQIIKKLKKAVAKITAKRLQAARRIKEQATGTKTLKPEKKLKPEKMLLQNSDRQPTRVVVSAKPKLKERLAKWHGRKKELETVISLRARKRGLRKAPRRQMAAESLEAPSTPAAGTSVI
- the LOC8065301 gene encoding uncharacterized protein LOC8065301 isoform X1: MLCSNRPSLSTHCARWGTRLGSRAYVPMSFLYGSGTSSTKKPSCHKCCALVELTLPHKELRKLSQLIRYREFVLPQSSLKELACQQLAHGMDEQWSYHSSHSASVSSGQYSVKKSTVKEVQDRQHCQPQGVAYFTDLSEKEIERRRKIGAANKGKVPWTKGRKWSEEHKKLIKQRTAEALRDPKVRKKMLGHRQLHRQTSKDKISAALRTIWERRIVSVQSRQKVLQIWSNSIAEAAKNGDHSQNMLHWDSYETIKSEMISMFLWNKERGQIIKKLKKAVAKITAKRLQAARRIKEQATGTKTLKPEKKLKPEKMLLQNSDRQPTRVVVSAKPKLKERLAKWHGRKKELETVISLRARKRGLRKAPRRQMAAESLEAPSTPAAGTSVI
- the LOC8065301 gene encoding uncharacterized protein LOC8065301 isoform X2, with product MLFILCCELTSGSLTKNVVYRAYVPMSFLYGSGTSSTKKPSCHKCCALVELTLPHKELRKLSQLIRYREFVLPQSSLKELACQQLAHGMDEQWSYHSSHSASVSSGQYSVKKSTVKEVQDRQHCQPQGVAYFTDLSEKEIERRRKIGAANKGKVPWTKGRKWSEEHKKLIKQRTAEALRDPKVRKKMLGHRQLHRQTSKDKISAALRTIWERRIVSVQSRQKVLQIWSNSIAEAAKNGDHSQNMLHWDSYETIKSEMISMFLWNKERGQIIKKLKKAVAKITAKRLQAARRIKEQATGTKTLKPEKKLKPEKMLLQNSDRQPTRVVVSAKPKLKERLAKWHGRKKELETVISLRARKRGLRKAPRRQMAAESLEAPSTPAAGTSVI